One Nicotiana sylvestris chromosome 12, ASM39365v2, whole genome shotgun sequence genomic window carries:
- the LOC104216903 gene encoding auxin-responsive protein SAUR22-like, translating into MGFRLLPMISSAKQVYKLQALLTRNHTGVPKGHFAVYVGESEKKRYVVPITYLNHPSFQNLLRKAEEEYGFHHPMGGLTIPCNENDFVDVTSRLKL; encoded by the coding sequence ATGGGATTTCGTCTGTTACCAATGATTTCCAGTGCCAAGCAAGTCTACAAATTACAGGCTCTTCTTACGAGAAATCATACAGGTGTTCCAAAAGGACATTTTGCAGTTTATGTCGGAGAGAGTGAGAAGAAACGGTACGTTGTGCCTATAACATACCTGAACCATCCTTCTTTCCAGAACCTATTACGCAAAGCGGAAGAGGAATATGGCTTTCATCATCCGATGGGTGGTCTAACAATACCTTGCAATGAGAATGATTTTGTTGATGTGACTTCTCGATTGAAATTATGA
- the LOC104216904 gene encoding auxin-induced protein 15A-like, with protein sequence MNKFQHSYQLNVEETFNDMRIHLKTIFDHAKHSIFLHQRSTANTSSKLADVPKGHMAVYVGESHNNKHQFVVPISCLKHPLFQELLRHAEEEYRFDYTTGGLAIPCSETTFLRVTAPLNGTTN encoded by the exons ATGAACAAATTTCAG CATTCTTACCAGCTAAACGTTGAAGAGACGTTCAACGACATGAGGATTCATCTGAAGACAATCTTTGATCATGCTAAACACAGCATTTTTCTCCACCAAAGATCAACTGCAAACACTTCATCAAAGTTGGCAGATGTTCCCAAGGGTCACATGGCAGTTTATGTTGGAGAGAGCCATAATAATAAGCACCAATTCGTGGTACCCATCTCTTGTTTGAAGCATCCTTTGTTTCAAGAATTGTTGAGGCATGCAGAGGAAGAATACAGATTTGATTATACAACGGGGGGCCTTGCTATCCCATGTAGTGAGACTACATTTCTACGTGTCAC
- the LOC104216901 gene encoding auxin-responsive protein SAUR21-like: MGFRLLPMISGANQIYKLQSVLKRNHSDVPKGHFAVYVGEIEKKRYVVPITYLNHPSFQNLLRKAEEEFGFHHPTSGLTIPCNENDFVDVTSRLNL; the protein is encoded by the coding sequence ATGGGATTTCGTTTGTTACCTATGATTTCCGGTGCCAATCAAATCTACAAATTGCAGTCTGTTCTTAAAAGGAATCATTCAGATGTTCCTAAAGGACATTTTGCAGTTTATGTCGGAGAGATTGAGAAGAAGCGATACGTGGTGCCAATAACATACCTGAACCATCCTTCGTTCCAGAACTTGTTACGCAAAGCAGAAGAAGAGTTTGGATTTCATCATCCAACGAGTGGTCTAACAATACCTTGCAATGAGAATGATTTTGTTGACGTGACTTCTCGATTGAATTTATGA